A section of the Pseudomonas sp. Q1-7 genome encodes:
- the potE gene encoding putrescine-ornithine antiporter produces MADSGKKMSLTGLTTLVAVNMMGSGIIMLPSSMAQLGAISLLSWVITAVGSMAIAYCFAQCGIFCARSGGMSAYTEEAHGKSAFFLCSYLYFLSLAIGNVAIAISAVGYLTPFFPWLGSGALPLFLGAVGLIWLTTLANFGGPKVTGHIGSITVWGVIIPVAGLSVIGWFWFEPEVFRAAWNPNGIATSEAITQSIPLTLWAFLGMESAAQNSDAVENPKRNVPLACLLGTLGAAVIYVLSTSVIMGIVPNPELANSSAPFAYVYAKMFNPLVGDVIMALAVMACVGSLLGWQFTLAQTAKVTADQRMFPALFAKVTLLGAPIAGLVANAVLQSAMAVSTISPNASEQFGKLVNLAAVTNIIPYITALSALLVIMQKAGVTGYPHHRNVVVLIIAMAYSLYALYASGTEAVFGGMIVTAVGYLMFGYIADRFLEERAARLRELGLEDTP; encoded by the coding sequence ATGGCCGATTCCGGCAAGAAAATGAGCCTGACCGGGCTCACCACGCTGGTGGCGGTGAACATGATGGGCTCGGGCATCATCATGCTGCCTTCGAGCATGGCCCAGTTGGGGGCGATCTCCCTGTTGTCCTGGGTGATCACGGCGGTGGGGTCCATGGCCATCGCCTACTGCTTCGCCCAGTGCGGCATCTTCTGCGCACGCTCGGGCGGCATGTCGGCCTATACCGAGGAAGCCCACGGCAAGTCGGCCTTCTTTCTCTGCTCCTACCTCTATTTCCTTTCGCTGGCCATCGGCAACGTGGCCATCGCCATTTCCGCCGTGGGCTACCTGACGCCCTTCTTCCCCTGGCTGGGGAGCGGCGCCCTGCCGCTGTTCCTCGGCGCCGTGGGGCTGATCTGGCTCACCACCCTGGCCAACTTCGGTGGCCCGAAGGTCACCGGGCACATCGGCTCGATCACGGTGTGGGGGGTGATCATCCCGGTGGCGGGGCTGTCGGTGATCGGCTGGTTCTGGTTCGAGCCCGAGGTCTTTCGCGCGGCCTGGAACCCCAACGGCATCGCCACCAGCGAGGCCATCACCCAGAGCATTCCGCTGACCCTCTGGGCCTTCCTCGGCATGGAGTCGGCCGCGCAGAACTCCGACGCCGTGGAGAACCCCAAGCGCAACGTGCCGCTGGCCTGCCTGCTGGGCACCCTCGGGGCGGCGGTGATCTACGTACTGTCCACCTCGGTGATCATGGGCATCGTGCCCAACCCGGAGCTGGCCAATTCCAGCGCGCCCTTCGCCTATGTCTACGCGAAGATGTTCAATCCGCTGGTGGGCGACGTGATCATGGCCCTGGCGGTCATGGCCTGCGTCGGCTCGCTGCTGGGCTGGCAGTTCACCCTGGCGCAGACCGCCAAGGTCACCGCCGACCAGCGCATGTTTCCGGCGCTGTTCGCCAAGGTCACCCTGCTGGGCGCCCCCATCGCCGGGCTGGTGGCCAACGCCGTACTGCAAAGCGCCATGGCGGTGTCGACCATCTCGCCCAATGCCTCGGAGCAGTTCGGCAAACTGGTGAACCTGGCGGCGGTGACCAATATCATCCCCTACATCACCGCACTCTCGGCCCTGCTGGTGATCATGCAGAAGGCCGGGGTGACGGGGTATCCGCACCACCGCAACGTGGTCGTGCTGATCATCGCCATGGCCTACAGCTTGTACGCGCTCTATGCCTCGGGCACGGAGGCGGTGTTCGGCGGGATGATCGTCACCGCCGTCGGCTACCTGATGTTCGGCTACATCGCCGACCGCTTCCTCGAAGAACGCGCCGCGCGACTGCGCGAGCTCGGCCTGGAGGACACCCCATGA
- a CDS encoding amino acid ABC transporter substrate-binding protein, with the protein MSWKTSLCLLAALLLPTLAPAQTLDRIRASGTLTLGYLPDQPPFSATDGDGAAGYAVDLCQKVADQLRTQPGLAALKVRFVPLAPDKALEVVQAGGVDLLCSPLVESLKRRQNVTFSLPVYTAGIGVVVRKNAPRSLVKVLSGEVEQTGPTWRATLNRGLAAHSFAVQGGSLVEDWAREKLRLLKVLVTLETVATPAEGVEQVANGQVDAFFADQMMLRSLVARDAANANLMVLERRFEFEPVALAMARGEEDFRLQVDTALSQVYRSGAIVPLYGKYFGAPSELDQTLFRVYSRP; encoded by the coding sequence ATGAGCTGGAAAACATCGCTCTGCCTGCTGGCGGCCCTCCTGCTGCCCACGCTGGCCCCGGCCCAGACGCTGGACCGCATCCGCGCCAGCGGCACCCTCACGCTCGGCTACCTGCCGGACCAGCCGCCGTTCTCCGCCACCGACGGCGATGGCGCCGCCGGCTATGCCGTCGACCTGTGCCAGAAGGTGGCCGACCAGTTGCGCACCCAGCCCGGGCTGGCCGCGCTCAAAGTGCGCTTCGTGCCCCTGGCGCCGGACAAGGCCCTGGAGGTGGTGCAGGCCGGCGGTGTCGACCTGCTCTGCAGTCCCCTGGTGGAAAGCCTGAAACGCCGCCAGAACGTGACCTTCTCTCTGCCCGTCTACACCGCCGGGATCGGCGTGGTGGTGCGCAAGAACGCACCGCGCTCGCTGGTCAAGGTGCTCAGCGGCGAGGTGGAGCAGACCGGCCCCACCTGGCGCGCCACCCTCAATCGGGGCCTGGCGGCCCACAGCTTCGCGGTGCAAGGCGGTAGCCTGGTGGAGGACTGGGCACGGGAAAAACTGCGCCTGCTGAAAGTGCTGGTGACGCTGGAAACCGTTGCCACGCCGGCGGAGGGCGTGGAACAGGTCGCCAACGGCCAGGTGGACGCCTTTTTCGCCGACCAGATGATGCTGCGCAGCCTGGTGGCTCGGGACGCCGCCAATGCCAACCTGATGGTGCTGGAGCGACGCTTCGAGTTCGAACCCGTCGCCCTGGCCATGGCCCGTGGCGAGGAGGACTTCCGCCTGCAGGTGGATACGGCGCTGAGCCAGGTCTACCGCTCCGGCGCGATAGTGCCGCTGTACGGCAAGTACTTCGGTGCCCCCAGCGAGCTGGATCAAACGCTGTTCAGGGTCTATTCGCGCCCCTGA
- the ada gene encoding bifunctional DNA-binding transcriptional regulator/O6-methylguanine-DNA methyltransferase Ada, producing MKPSIKTAIEQDPRWAAVQARDPAADRQFVYAVKTTGVYCRPSSPTRLPRPENVEFFDSAEQAEAAGYRPSRRAAADVTSVAAQHAALVSAACRQIESAEDVPGLEALAESAGMSASHFHRVFKAVTGVTPKAYARARRARKVRDQLRPGASVTEVIYDAGFNSNSRFYADSAQVLGMKPADYRAGGANNDIRFALGECSLGHFLVARSGVGVCAILLGDDPDALLRDLQDKFPRAQLIGGDGDFEQLVAKVIGFIEAPRLGLDLPLDVRGTAFQERVWQALREIPPGSTASYAEIAERIGAPRAVRAVAQACAANSLAVAIPCHRVVRSDGNLSGYRWGVERKRRLLEREAEG from the coding sequence ATGAAGCCCTCCATCAAGACCGCCATCGAACAGGACCCGCGCTGGGCCGCCGTGCAAGCCCGTGATCCGGCTGCCGACCGGCAGTTCGTCTACGCGGTGAAGACCACCGGCGTCTATTGCCGGCCCAGCAGCCCGACCCGCCTGCCGCGCCCGGAGAATGTGGAGTTCTTCGACAGCGCCGAACAGGCCGAAGCCGCCGGCTACCGCCCCAGCCGTCGCGCCGCCGCCGACGTGACCAGCGTGGCCGCCCAGCATGCCGCGCTGGTGTCCGCCGCCTGCCGGCAGATCGAAAGCGCCGAGGACGTACCGGGCCTGGAAGCCCTGGCCGAGTCGGCGGGCATGAGCGCCTCGCACTTCCACCGGGTGTTCAAGGCGGTCACCGGTGTCACCCCCAAGGCCTATGCCCGCGCCCGCCGCGCCCGCAAGGTGCGCGACCAGCTGAGGCCGGGCGCCTCGGTCACCGAGGTGATCTACGACGCCGGTTTCAACTCCAACAGCCGCTTCTACGCCGACTCCGCCCAGGTGCTGGGCATGAAGCCCGCCGACTACCGCGCTGGCGGCGCCAACAATGACATCCGCTTCGCCCTGGGCGAATGCTCCCTGGGACATTTCCTGGTGGCCCGGAGCGGGGTCGGCGTCTGCGCCATCCTCCTCGGCGACGACCCGGACGCCCTGCTGCGCGACCTGCAGGACAAGTTCCCCCGCGCCCAACTCATCGGCGGCGACGGCGACTTCGAGCAGTTGGTGGCCAAGGTGATCGGTTTCATCGAGGCACCACGCCTGGGCCTGGACCTGCCGCTGGACGTGCGCGGCACCGCCTTCCAGGAGCGGGTCTGGCAGGCGCTGCGGGAGATTCCGCCGGGCAGTACGGCGAGCTATGCGGAGATCGCCGAACGCATCGGCGCGCCCCGTGCGGTACGCGCCGTGGCCCAGGCCTGCGCGGCCAACAGCCTGGCGGTGGCCATCCCCTGCCACCGCGTGGTGCGCAGCGACGGCAACCTCTCCGGCTACCGCTGGGGCGTGGAACGCAAACGCCGCCTGCTGGAACGCGAAGCCGAGGGATGA
- a CDS encoding Ada metal-binding domain-containing protein — protein MTNWTLLGADGQPYPSPVPGTLGGHRRTRIYGRLDCPAALRAIARGGYVKQRVFFLDEASARAAGYRPCARCMAASYRAWQAQRTATGPAGSPQDG, from the coding sequence ATGACGAACTGGACCCTGCTCGGCGCGGACGGCCAGCCCTACCCGAGCCCCGTGCCCGGCACCTTGGGCGGGCATCGGCGGACGCGCATCTACGGCCGCCTGGATTGCCCGGCCGCCCTGCGCGCCATCGCCCGGGGCGGCTATGTGAAGCAACGGGTGTTCTTCCTCGACGAAGCCAGCGCACGGGCCGCCGGCTATCGGCCCTGCGCACGCTGCATGGCGGCGTCGTACAGGGCTTGGCAGGCGCAACGAACCGCCACCGGCCCGGCCGGCAGCCCGCAGGATGGGTAG
- a CDS encoding lipopolysaccharide kinase InaA family protein — MDIQWFKHDKAASEGDFDTWWDSYGEWFDSQDQLLSGESGIQRLLAPDGRVLYSKRQINHFHRDLTHPFGEPTILHEGRALRALAELGVRVPRVVFSGARKTETESQALLVTEGLEGFVCLEEWYARPISADLRQQMVQQLACTVGRMHRAGWEHGRLYPKNIFVRVSGEDDNKVEVALLGLAKSNHRLTAHSASLHDFEQFKQHRKPMPDEDWKAFATAYRDVMESDYAP; from the coding sequence ATGGACATCCAGTGGTTCAAGCACGACAAAGCCGCGTCGGAGGGCGACTTCGACACGTGGTGGGACAGCTACGGCGAATGGTTCGACTCCCAGGACCAACTGCTCAGCGGCGAAAGCGGCATCCAGCGCCTGCTCGCCCCGGACGGCCGGGTGCTCTACAGCAAGCGCCAGATCAATCACTTCCATCGCGACCTTACCCACCCTTTCGGCGAGCCCACCATCCTTCACGAGGGGCGTGCCCTGCGCGCCCTGGCCGAACTGGGGGTGCGCGTGCCCAGGGTGGTGTTCAGTGGTGCGCGCAAGACCGAGACCGAATCGCAGGCGCTGCTCGTCACCGAGGGCCTGGAGGGCTTCGTCTGCCTTGAGGAATGGTATGCCCGGCCGATTTCCGCCGACCTGCGCCAGCAGATGGTCCAGCAACTGGCCTGTACCGTCGGACGCATGCATCGCGCTGGTTGGGAGCATGGCCGGCTGTATCCGAAGAACATCTTCGTCAGGGTCAGCGGCGAGGACGATAACAAGGTCGAGGTCGCCTTGCTGGGCCTGGCCAAGAGCAACCACCGCCTGACCGCCCACAGCGCTTCGCTGCATGACTTCGAGCAGTTCAAGCAACACCGCAAGCCGATGCCGGACGAAGACTGGAAGGCCTTCGCTACGGCGTATCGGGATGTGATGGAGAGCGACTACGCGCCTTAG
- a CDS encoding cupin domain-containing protein: MSDFITVLRETCPTPIVDATKWKRIGGDPHTVNLNAYVSADGSKIMGTWICTPGKFEVNYEKWEFCHFLDGYCIITPEGEEPKHLKAGDVFVIEPGMKGTWEVVETVRKYFVFA, from the coding sequence ATGTCCGACTTCATCACCGTTCTGCGCGAAACCTGCCCCACCCCGATCGTGGACGCCACCAAGTGGAAGCGCATCGGCGGCGACCCGCACACCGTAAACCTCAACGCCTACGTTTCCGCCGACGGCAGCAAGATCATGGGCACCTGGATCTGCACCCCCGGCAAGTTCGAGGTGAACTACGAGAAGTGGGAGTTCTGCCACTTCCTCGACGGCTACTGCATCATCACGCCGGAGGGCGAGGAGCCCAAGCACCTGAAGGCCGGCGACGTGTTCGTGATCGAACCGGGCATGAAGGGCACCTGGGAAGTGGTGGAAACCGTGCGCAAGTACTTCGTCTTCGCCTGA
- a CDS encoding SDR family NAD(P)-dependent oxidoreductase, producing MSEQKHSGVALITGASTGIGATYAKRLAERGHDLLLVARDQGRLEALAAQLREQYGVQVEVLKADLTDKADLTRVAQRLRSDSGISLLVNNAGVAINGSLLDTDLDRFDAMIQLNVVAVTHLAAAAAANFVAQGRGTLINIASVLALAPEMFNGTYSGTKAFVLNLSQSLNNEVAGKGVRVQVVLPGATRTEIWERSGTGIENIPQEIIMEVGEMVDAALAGLDQGELVTIPALPNKEDWDRFTAARFHMAPNLSLSKAADRYKA from the coding sequence ATGAGCGAACAGAAGCACTCGGGCGTTGCCCTGATCACTGGCGCATCCACCGGCATCGGTGCCACCTATGCCAAGCGCCTGGCCGAACGGGGCCATGACCTGCTGCTGGTCGCCCGTGACCAGGGCCGCCTGGAAGCCCTGGCGGCGCAGTTGCGCGAACAGTACGGGGTGCAAGTGGAAGTGCTGAAGGCCGACCTCACCGACAAGGCCGACCTGACCCGCGTGGCCCAGCGCCTGCGCAGCGATTCCGGCATCAGCCTGTTGGTGAACAACGCCGGCGTGGCCATCAATGGCAGCCTGCTGGACACCGACCTGGACCGTTTCGACGCCATGATCCAGCTCAATGTGGTCGCGGTGACCCACCTGGCCGCTGCCGCCGCCGCCAACTTCGTCGCCCAGGGGCGCGGCACCCTCATCAATATCGCCTCCGTGCTGGCCCTGGCGCCGGAGATGTTCAACGGCACCTACAGCGGCACCAAGGCCTTCGTGTTGAACCTCAGCCAGTCGCTGAACAATGAGGTGGCGGGCAAGGGCGTGCGCGTGCAGGTGGTGCTGCCGGGCGCGACCCGCACCGAAATCTGGGAACGCTCGGGCACCGGCATCGAGAATATTCCGCAGGAAATCATCATGGAGGTGGGCGAGATGGTGGACGCCGCGCTGGCCGGCCTGGACCAGGGCGAGCTGGTGACCATCCCCGCGCTGCCGAACAAGGAGGACTGGGACCGCTTCACCGCCGCGCGCTTCCACATGGCGCCGAACCTGTCGCTGTCCAAGGCGGCTGATCGCTACAAGGCCTGA
- a CDS encoding sterol desaturase family protein, with amino-acid sequence MDVVSRAYERLIEWVIEPVTAQFLGIFDFNGRFGVLFLCLSYGIAYGLFRYRKHRRLTAAASFWQFIGGSRVYLHRSALLDYRYYFVRAILKVALVLPVVGLVDPYILKAGDYMAFFTNLWGARPRVGENLSLSLLYGLGVFLVRDFIHYWAHRAFHSRWLWAFHKVHHSAPVLVPATASRVHFVEKIVQKLASAVFIGGYAGLFWYLCGGAIDRYTLFGVTYLVFIFNGLAANLRHSHVWLSFGPVIEHVLNSPAQHQIHHSDAPRHFNKNFGTNLSLWDWMFGTLYVTRPTPEDIRFGTGARDSERYLTIYSLVVTPFVDTARKLASARRPRQLPLRNG; translated from the coding sequence ATGGATGTTGTCTCGCGGGCCTATGAGCGCCTGATCGAGTGGGTGATCGAGCCGGTTACCGCGCAGTTTCTTGGCATCTTCGACTTCAATGGCCGCTTCGGCGTGCTGTTCCTCTGCCTGTCCTATGGCATCGCCTACGGGCTGTTCCGCTACCGCAAGCATCGGAGGCTGACGGCGGCGGCCTCGTTCTGGCAGTTCATCGGCGGGAGTCGGGTCTATCTGCACCGTTCGGCGTTGCTGGATTATCGCTATTACTTCGTGCGGGCCATCCTGAAGGTCGCGCTGGTGCTGCCGGTCGTGGGGCTGGTGGACCCGTACATTCTGAAGGCCGGGGACTATATGGCCTTTTTCACCAACCTCTGGGGCGCACGCCCGCGAGTCGGGGAGAACCTTTCGCTGTCCCTGCTCTACGGACTGGGGGTGTTTCTGGTGAGGGACTTCATCCATTACTGGGCGCACCGGGCCTTTCATTCCCGCTGGCTGTGGGCGTTTCACAAGGTCCACCATTCGGCGCCCGTGCTGGTGCCGGCGACCGCGAGCCGGGTGCACTTCGTGGAGAAGATCGTCCAGAAGCTGGCCAGCGCCGTGTTCATCGGCGGCTACGCCGGCCTCTTCTGGTACCTGTGCGGTGGGGCGATCGACCGCTACACGCTGTTCGGTGTGACTTACCTGGTGTTCATCTTCAACGGGCTGGCGGCCAACCTGCGTCACAGCCATGTCTGGCTGTCGTTCGGGCCGGTGATCGAACATGTGCTGAACAGCCCGGCCCAGCACCAGATCCACCATAGCGACGCGCCCCGGCACTTCAACAAGAACTTCGGCACCAACCTGTCGCTCTGGGACTGGATGTTCGGCACCCTCTACGTCACCCGCCCGACGCCCGAGGACATCCGGTTCGGGACGGGCGCCCGCGACAGCGAGCGTTACCTGACGATCTACAGCCTGGTCGTGACGCCCTTCGTGGACACCGCCCGCAAGCTCGCATCGGCGCGACGTCCGCGGCAGCTCCCGTTGCGCAATGGCTGA
- a CDS encoding LysR family transcriptional regulator yields the protein MIRELKTFVAVARLGSFSAAARQVSLTQAAVSAQMKSLEDALGMPLFDRTGKSANLNANGQRVLPLADEMLELYARMCLPETLDGFRGSLNIGAIGTVQTGVLPPTLKHLKEAAPLLEVRLVPGVSRDLVGQVEAGDLDLALIIRPPFPLAKDIHLESLLEEPFVLIHPPETHFDGVAEMLERHPFIRYDSKSFGGRLVGKFLKGQGLSVKQVMELDDLDAIVRMVETGLGVAIVPFAGVWLHSASRVRVQALGEPAFMREIVLVCRHANKTLPQIELFRSVIQQTARAYMEELGKRFARHD from the coding sequence TTGATCAGAGAACTCAAGACTTTCGTCGCCGTGGCCAGGCTCGGCAGCTTTTCCGCGGCGGCACGCCAGGTCAGCCTGACCCAGGCGGCGGTCAGCGCGCAGATGAAAAGCCTCGAAGACGCCCTCGGCATGCCGCTGTTCGACCGCACCGGCAAGTCCGCCAACCTCAACGCCAACGGCCAGCGGGTGCTGCCGCTGGCAGACGAGATGCTGGAGCTGTACGCGCGCATGTGCCTGCCGGAAACCCTGGACGGCTTTCGCGGCAGCCTGAACATCGGCGCCATCGGCACCGTGCAGACCGGCGTACTGCCGCCAACCCTCAAGCACCTCAAGGAGGCCGCGCCGCTGCTGGAAGTGCGGCTGGTGCCCGGCGTGTCGCGGGACCTGGTGGGCCAGGTGGAAGCCGGCGACCTGGACCTGGCGCTGATCATCAGGCCACCCTTCCCGCTGGCCAAGGACATCCACCTCGAGAGCCTGCTGGAAGAGCCTTTCGTGCTGATCCACCCGCCGGAAACCCACTTCGACGGCGTCGCCGAAATGCTCGAACGCCACCCCTTCATTCGCTACGACAGCAAATCCTTCGGTGGGCGGCTGGTGGGCAAGTTCCTCAAGGGCCAGGGCCTGTCGGTGAAGCAGGTGATGGAACTGGATGACCTGGACGCCATCGTGCGCATGGTGGAAACCGGCCTGGGCGTGGCCATCGTGCCCTTCGCCGGCGTCTGGTTGCACAGCGCTTCGCGGGTACGGGTACAGGCGCTGGGCGAACCGGCCTTCATGCGCGAAATCGTGCTGGTGTGCCGCCATGCCAACAAAACACTGCCGCAGATCGAACTGTTCCGCTCGGTGATCCAGCAAACCGCCCGCGCCTACATGGAGGAACTTGGTAAACGCTTCGCCCGGCACGACTGA
- a CDS encoding VOC family protein — protein sequence MSLSPFHLAIPVYDLPAARAFYGEVFGLEEGRSSAHWVDFNFFGHQLVIHEHPKTDSQNHAHTNPVDGHDVPVPHFGVVLDWSQWEALAERLKALGTQFVIEPYIRFQGQVGEQATMFLFDPCGNALEFKAFKDIGQLFAK from the coding sequence ATGAGCCTTTCCCCCTTCCACCTGGCGATTCCCGTCTACGACCTTCCCGCCGCCCGCGCCTTCTACGGTGAAGTATTCGGCCTGGAGGAAGGCCGCTCCAGTGCCCACTGGGTGGACTTCAACTTCTTCGGCCACCAGTTGGTGATCCACGAACACCCCAAGACCGACTCGCAGAACCACGCCCACACCAACCCGGTGGACGGCCACGACGTGCCGGTGCCGCATTTCGGCGTGGTGCTGGACTGGTCCCAGTGGGAAGCCCTGGCCGAGCGCCTGAAAGCCCTTGGCACCCAGTTCGTGATCGAACCCTACATCCGCTTCCAGGGCCAGGTCGGCGAGCAAGCCACCATGTTCCTCTTCGACCCCTGCGGTAACGCCCTGGAGTTCAAAGCGTTCAAGGATATCGGCCAGCTATTCGCCAAATAG
- a CDS encoding AbiV family abortive infection protein gives MARLPQYRNQLTLVQIAEGMTRALNNAKRLAEDAEKLLKAGSVPSAVALAVLSIEESGKVPILRQMATAVGEKEWAELWKAYRSHTKKNTLWIFGELVQSGARTLDELCPVADPDSDHPGILDQLKQLSIYTDCFKDAKWSSPAEIDLNDSAHYLVKMAQIFGRPKIVAAEEIQLWQKHLLPVKGDPMETQKAAVAAWFHEMKLLGLSEASPEEVEAFLGGYGASTQV, from the coding sequence ATGGCTCGACTCCCCCAATACCGCAACCAGTTAACACTGGTGCAAATCGCTGAGGGCATGACACGTGCCCTCAACAACGCAAAGCGACTTGCAGAAGACGCCGAAAAGCTCTTGAAAGCCGGAAGCGTGCCGTCGGCAGTGGCTCTCGCAGTATTGAGCATCGAAGAGTCAGGGAAAGTCCCCATCCTCCGTCAGATGGCCACGGCCGTCGGGGAGAAAGAGTGGGCCGAACTATGGAAAGCCTATCGAAGCCACACGAAGAAGAACACGCTCTGGATCTTTGGCGAACTAGTTCAGAGTGGCGCCAGAACGCTAGACGAGCTTTGTCCAGTCGCTGATCCAGATTCAGATCACCCTGGCATCTTGGATCAGCTGAAGCAGCTGTCCATCTACACAGACTGCTTCAAAGATGCCAAGTGGTCTTCGCCAGCCGAAATAGATCTCAATGACTCTGCACATTATTTGGTCAAGATGGCACAGATTTTCGGAAGACCGAAGATTGTTGCGGCCGAAGAGATCCAACTTTGGCAAAAGCACTTGCTTCCGGTAAAAGGCGATCCCATGGAAACGCAAAAGGCGGCTGTCGCCGCATGGTTTCACGAAATGAAGCTACTTGGCCTATCCGAAGCCTCGCCAGAGGAAGTTGAAGCCTTTCTTGGCGGCTACGGTGCGAGCACGCAGGTCTAG
- a CDS encoding BRO-N domain-containing protein — translation MHDAYPPLVFFHHSHRLRALMIDNQPWFVAHDFARLLGHPDARALLAALAPHEQRTLRLEDTRDFHEEVSAISDFGAYKALFRFGEPEHGDIGRWLSEVLVPTLHDYHRVPDAAPCRDVVNVQGRRIGVVTWQGEVWVAWRDLPVLMTEGREVSP, via the coding sequence ATGCACGACGCATATCCCCCTCTCGTTTTCTTCCACCATTCCCATCGCCTGCGCGCGCTGATGATCGACAACCAGCCCTGGTTCGTCGCCCATGATTTCGCCCGGCTGCTGGGCCACCCCGACGCCCGCGCCTTGCTGGCGGCCCTGGCGCCGCACGAGCAACGGACGCTCCGCCTGGAGGACACCCGCGATTTCCATGAAGAGGTCTCGGCCATCAGCGATTTCGGCGCCTACAAGGCGCTGTTCCGGTTCGGCGAGCCAGAGCACGGCGATATCGGCCGCTGGCTCAGCGAGGTGCTGGTGCCGACGCTGCACGACTATCACCGGGTGCCGGATGCGGCGCCGTGCCGTGACGTCGTGAATGTTCAGGGCCGGCGGATCGGGGTGGTGACGTGGCAGGGCGAGGTCTGGGTGGCCTGGCGGGATTTGCCGGTGCTCATGACCGAGGGTCGGGAGGTGTCGCCATGA
- a CDS encoding helix-turn-helix domain-containing protein — MTGFDQETFAAMCGLSTKALYQIDKDKGHPPIGTLDAILRKFGLRAGLTVATKTAQTPTLGQNPPASKTPARGSNPQRQYAGQLSRTVTLRAAAKPKTKKGDPSPNE, encoded by the coding sequence GTGACCGGTTTCGACCAGGAAACCTTCGCGGCCATGTGCGGCCTGTCGACCAAGGCCCTGTACCAGATCGATAAGGACAAGGGGCATCCGCCCATTGGCACCCTCGACGCCATCCTGAGGAAATTCGGGCTACGCGCGGGGCTGACCGTGGCGACTAAAACCGCTCAGACGCCGACGCTTGGGCAGAACCCGCCGGCCTCCAAAACGCCTGCTCGCGGCAGCAATCCGCAGCGGCAGTACGCAGGCCAACTGAGCAGGACCGTTACCCTCCGTGCTGCTGCAAAGCCCAAGACCAAGAAAGGCGACCCATCCCCGAACGAATGA
- a CDS encoding class I SAM-dependent methyltransferase → MRNEELKALFDQQAANYDKQWAGMAPIRDALYLLLDACFAGLPDNARILCVGVGTGAELAHLAERFPGWRFTAVDPSGAMLDLCRQRAEQGCYLARCRFHEGYLDTLPDGPGHDGATCFLVSQFLLEPPARSAFFHEIARRLEPGGILANADLASDIESPAYEALLRHWLTLMSSAGVPPDMLERARAAYARDVAILPAQQVAGLIETAGFKAPVQFFQAGLMHGWFCERQADIGES, encoded by the coding sequence ATGCGCAACGAAGAACTCAAGGCCCTGTTCGACCAGCAGGCCGCCAACTACGACAAGCAATGGGCGGGGATGGCGCCCATTCGCGACGCCCTCTACCTCCTGCTCGACGCCTGCTTCGCCGGCCTGCCGGATAACGCCCGGATTCTTTGCGTCGGCGTCGGCACCGGAGCGGAACTGGCCCACCTGGCCGAGCGCTTCCCCGGCTGGCGTTTCACCGCTGTCGACCCCTCCGGGGCCATGCTCGACCTCTGTCGCCAGCGGGCGGAGCAGGGCTGCTACCTCGCGCGCTGCCGCTTTCATGAGGGCTACCTCGACACGTTGCCTGACGGGCCCGGCCACGACGGCGCTACCTGCTTTCTGGTGTCCCAGTTCCTGCTCGAACCGCCCGCCCGCAGTGCCTTCTTCCACGAGATCGCCCGCCGCCTTGAGCCGGGCGGAATACTGGCCAACGCCGACCTCGCCTCCGACATCGAATCGCCCGCCTACGAGGCGCTGCTACGCCACTGGCTGACCCTGATGTCCTCCGCCGGCGTGCCGCCGGACATGCTGGAGCGAGCCCGCGCCGCCTACGCCAGGGACGTGGCGATCCTGCCGGCGCAGCAGGTCGCCGGCCTGATCGAAACGGCCGGATTCAAGGCCCCGGTGCAGTTCTTTCAGGCCGGGCTGATGCACGGCTGGTTTTGCGAGCGGCAGGCAGACATCGGCGAGAGCTAG